One stretch of Variovorax sp. 54 DNA includes these proteins:
- the kdgD gene encoding 5-dehydro-4-deoxyglucarate dehydratase, with the protein MNPQELKTIMGSGLLSFPLTDFDSNGDFHKKGYIERLEWLAPYGASALFAAGGTGEFFSLTGEEYPEIIQTAVDTCRGVVPIIAGAGGPTRFAIQCAQAAEKAGAHGILLLPHYLTEAGQEGLAAHVEAVCKSVKFGVIVYNRASSRLKPDTLARLAERNPNLVGFKDGVGDIEAMVAIFQKMGDRFAYLGGLPTAEVYAAAYKAMGTPVYSSAVFNFIPKTAMDFYHAVANDDMATQHHLLKNFFMPYLELRNRVPGYAVSIVKAGAKLVGHDAGPVRAPLTDLKPDEMDALKALIDTLGPQ; encoded by the coding sequence ATGAACCCGCAAGAACTCAAGACCATCATGGGCTCCGGCCTGCTCTCGTTCCCGCTGACCGACTTCGACAGCAACGGCGACTTCCACAAGAAGGGCTACATCGAGCGCCTCGAATGGCTGGCGCCCTACGGCGCGAGCGCGCTGTTCGCCGCGGGCGGCACGGGCGAGTTCTTCTCGCTGACGGGTGAGGAGTACCCCGAGATCATCCAGACCGCGGTCGACACCTGCCGCGGCGTGGTGCCGATCATTGCCGGCGCCGGCGGCCCGACGCGCTTTGCCATTCAATGCGCGCAAGCCGCAGAGAAGGCCGGCGCGCACGGCATCCTGCTGCTGCCGCACTACCTCACCGAAGCCGGCCAGGAAGGCCTGGCCGCGCATGTCGAGGCCGTGTGCAAGAGCGTGAAGTTCGGCGTGATCGTCTACAACCGCGCCTCGAGCCGCCTCAAGCCCGACACGCTGGCCCGCCTGGCCGAGCGCAACCCGAACCTCGTCGGCTTCAAGGACGGCGTGGGCGACATCGAAGCGATGGTCGCGATCTTCCAGAAGATGGGCGACCGCTTCGCCTACCTGGGTGGCCTGCCGACGGCCGAGGTCTATGCCGCGGCCTACAAGGCGATGGGCACGCCCGTGTACTCGTCGGCGGTCTTCAACTTCATTCCGAAGACGGCGATGGATTTCTATCACGCGGTCGCCAACGACGACATGGCCACGCAGCACCACCTGCTGAAGAACTTCTTCATGCCCTACCTCGAGCTGCGCAACCGCGTGCCCGGCTACGCCGTGAGCATCGTGAAGGCCGGCGCCAAGCTCGTCGGCCACGACGCCGGCCCCGTGCGCGCGCCGCTGACCGACCTGAAGCCCGACGAGATGGACGCGCTGAAGGCGCTCATCGACACGCTCGGCCCGCAGTAA
- a CDS encoding nuclear transport factor 2 family protein has product MLIRKFFLAAAATAVFAGCAASGGSSSGGASAEPAVAAAAERLRIAMVDPTPAALRALVADDLSYGHSGGKVDTQASFISDLLDRKSDFVTIAITDQTIKVVDGNTAIVRHTLTADTNDSGKPGKVALKILGVWHKQGGEWKLLARQAVRLPS; this is encoded by the coding sequence ATGCTCATCAGAAAATTCTTCCTCGCCGCCGCAGCGACCGCCGTGTTCGCAGGCTGCGCCGCCAGCGGTGGCAGCAGCAGCGGCGGTGCATCGGCCGAACCGGCAGTGGCCGCGGCCGCCGAGCGGCTGCGCATCGCCATGGTCGACCCGACGCCTGCCGCGCTGCGCGCGCTGGTGGCCGACGACCTGAGCTACGGTCATTCGGGCGGCAAGGTCGACACGCAGGCCAGCTTCATCAGCGACCTGCTCGACCGCAAGTCGGACTTCGTGACCATCGCGATCACCGACCAGACCATCAAGGTGGTCGACGGAAACACCGCCATCGTGCGTCACACGCTCACGGCCGACACCAACGACTCGGGCAAGCCCGGCAAGGTTGCGCTGAAGATCCTCGGCGTCTGGCACAAGCAGGGCGGCGAGTGGAAGCTGCTCGCGCGCCAGGCCGTTCGCCTTCCTTCCTGA
- a CDS encoding Bug family tripartite tricarboxylate transporter substrate binding protein: MKRKQFLSAGLALAATALLPLHALAQADTWPQQKPVTIIVPFPAGGSTDMVARALAQQLQAKLGGSFVVDNRPGATGTIGTGFVRRALPDGYTLLVSSLGAFVVTPHLQKSVPYDATKDFDYISVPVQAPNVLVANVARPEHTVADVLALLRKTPGKVSFASSGNGSSDHLSAELFWQQSKTEGVHVPYKGGAPAVNDLLGNQVDFSFQNVNAVLPHIRAGKLRAIAVTGDKRSPVLPDVPTLAEAGVKGAEVYSWQGMAAPKGLPPATKKKLSDAVIAAMQDPETKKRMLDQGLEIVASTPEDFTAFQLREWARWKTLIDTRHITAD, from the coding sequence ATGAAGAGAAAGCAATTCCTGTCGGCGGGCCTCGCGCTCGCCGCCACCGCGCTGCTGCCGTTGCACGCCTTGGCGCAGGCCGACACATGGCCGCAGCAGAAACCCGTGACCATCATCGTGCCGTTCCCGGCCGGCGGTTCCACCGACATGGTGGCGCGCGCGCTGGCGCAGCAGCTGCAGGCCAAGCTCGGCGGCAGCTTCGTGGTCGACAACCGACCCGGCGCCACCGGCACCATCGGCACCGGCTTCGTGCGGCGCGCACTGCCCGACGGCTACACGCTGCTGGTGTCGTCGCTCGGCGCCTTCGTCGTCACGCCGCACCTGCAGAAGAGCGTGCCCTACGACGCCACCAAAGACTTCGACTACATCAGCGTGCCCGTGCAGGCGCCCAACGTGCTCGTGGCCAACGTTGCGCGGCCCGAACACACCGTGGCCGACGTGCTCGCGCTCTTGCGCAAGACGCCGGGCAAGGTCTCGTTCGCGAGCTCTGGCAACGGCTCGTCCGACCACCTGTCGGCCGAACTCTTCTGGCAGCAATCGAAGACCGAAGGCGTGCACGTGCCCTACAAGGGCGGTGCGCCGGCCGTGAACGATCTGCTGGGCAACCAGGTCGATTTTTCGTTCCAGAACGTGAACGCCGTGCTGCCGCACATCCGCGCCGGCAAGCTGCGCGCGATTGCCGTCACCGGCGACAAGCGCTCGCCCGTGCTGCCCGACGTGCCCACGCTCGCCGAAGCCGGCGTGAAGGGCGCGGAGGTTTACTCGTGGCAGGGCATGGCCGCACCGAAGGGCCTGCCGCCCGCCACGAAGAAGAAGCTGAGCGACGCGGTCATTGCCGCCATGCAAGACCCCGAGACGAAGAAACGCATGCTCGACCAGGGCCTGGAAATCGTCGCGAGCACCCCAGAAGACTTCACTGCTTTCCAGTTGCGCGAATGGGCGCGATGGAAGACGCTCATCGACACCCGCCACATCACTGCCGACTGA
- the gudD gene encoding glucarate dehydratase, with translation MTSPESAASPAVSGAPVVTAMRVVPVAGHDSMLMNLSGAHGPFFTRNLLILTDSAGHTGVGEVPGGEKIRQTLEDARDLIVGQPIGNHNAVLNRMRNAFAARDSGGRGLQTFDLRVTIHAVTAAEAALLDLLGQHLGVPVAALLGEGQQRDAVQMLGYLFYVGDRTKTDLAYETDPGADNDWFRLRHEEAMTPEAIVRLAEATHARYGFTDFKLKGGVLRGEEEVEAIRALHERFPQARVTLDPNGGWLLADAIRLCRDLHGVMAYAEDPCGAEGVFSGREVMAEFRRATGLPTATNMVATDWREMVHSLSLQSVDIPLADPHFWTMQGSVRVAQLCQAWGLTWGSHSNNHFDVSLAMFTHVAAAAPGKVTAIDTHWIWQDGQRLTKAPLQIEGGLVQVPTRGGLGIELDMAEVEKAHQLYLTHGLGARNDAQAMQYLIPNWTFDNKRPCMVR, from the coding sequence ATGACCTCTCCTGAATCCGCTGCTTCCCCCGCCGTGTCGGGCGCGCCCGTCGTCACCGCCATGCGCGTCGTGCCCGTTGCGGGCCACGACAGCATGCTGATGAACCTCAGCGGCGCGCACGGCCCGTTCTTCACGCGCAACCTGCTGATCCTCACCGACAGCGCCGGCCACACCGGCGTGGGCGAAGTGCCGGGCGGCGAGAAGATCCGCCAGACGCTCGAGGACGCACGCGACCTCATCGTGGGCCAGCCCATCGGCAACCACAACGCCGTGCTCAACCGCATGCGCAACGCGTTTGCCGCGCGCGACAGCGGCGGGCGCGGCCTGCAGACCTTCGACCTGCGCGTGACCATTCACGCCGTCACCGCCGCCGAAGCCGCTCTGCTCGACCTGCTGGGTCAGCACCTGGGCGTGCCCGTGGCCGCGCTGCTCGGCGAAGGCCAGCAGCGCGATGCGGTGCAGATGCTCGGCTACCTCTTCTACGTGGGCGACCGCACGAAGACCGACCTGGCGTACGAGACCGACCCCGGCGCCGACAACGACTGGTTCCGCCTGCGCCACGAAGAGGCCATGACGCCCGAGGCCATCGTGCGACTGGCCGAAGCCACGCATGCGCGCTACGGTTTCACCGACTTCAAGCTCAAGGGCGGCGTGCTGCGCGGCGAGGAAGAGGTCGAAGCCATCCGCGCGCTGCACGAGCGCTTTCCGCAGGCGCGCGTCACGCTCGACCCGAACGGCGGCTGGCTGCTGGCCGACGCCATCCGCCTGTGCCGCGACCTGCACGGCGTGATGGCCTATGCCGAAGACCCCTGCGGCGCCGAGGGCGTGTTCTCGGGCCGCGAGGTGATGGCCGAGTTCCGCCGCGCCACCGGCCTGCCCACCGCCACCAACATGGTCGCCACCGATTGGCGCGAGATGGTGCACAGCCTCTCGCTGCAGTCGGTCGACATCCCGCTGGCCGATCCGCACTTCTGGACGATGCAGGGTTCGGTGCGCGTGGCGCAGCTGTGCCAGGCCTGGGGCCTGACCTGGGGCTCGCATTCGAACAACCACTTCGACGTGTCGCTCGCGATGTTCACGCACGTGGCCGCTGCCGCACCCGGCAAGGTCACGGCCATCGACACGCACTGGATCTGGCAGGACGGCCAGCGCCTCACGAAGGCGCCGCTGCAGATCGAAGGCGGCCTCGTGCAGGTGCCCACGCGCGGCGGCCTGGGCATCGAGCTCGACATGGCCGAGGTCGAGAAGGCGCACCAGCTGTACCTGACGCATGGCCTGGGCGCGCGCAACGACGCGCAGGCGATGCAGTACCTCATTCCCAACTGGACTTTCGACAACAAGCGGCCTTGCATGGTCCGCTGA
- a CDS encoding aldehyde dehydrogenase family protein has translation MQNFDNLINGEWLAGQSYSPNINPSNLADVLGQYTQGDKGHVDAAVAAATAAFPAWATGSIQARSDALDKIGTEILARKEELGTLLAREEGKTKAEGIGEATRAGQIFKFFAGECLRLSGELLPSVRPNIGVEITREPVGVVGLITPWNFPIAIPAWKIAPALAFGNCVVLKPADLVPGCAWALAEIISRSGIPAGVFNLVMGRGSVIGDALVNHPGIHAISFTGSVGVGRNIAVQCVTNHKKVQLEMGGKNPQVVLDDADLAQAVELSVQSAFYSTGQRCTASSRLIVTEGIYPKFIEAMKTRMAKIKVGDALAQGTDVGPVSSKSQLDQDMEYVAIGKGEGATLAAGGELLKLETDGYYMSPALFSESAANMRINREEVFGPVASVIRVKNYEEALATANDTEFGLSAGIATTSLKYATHFKRHSQAGMVMVNLPTAGVDYHVPFGGRKGSSYGPREQGKYAQEFFTTVKTAYTLA, from the coding sequence ATGCAGAACTTCGACAACCTCATCAACGGCGAATGGCTGGCCGGCCAAAGCTACAGCCCCAACATCAACCCCAGCAACCTGGCCGACGTGCTGGGCCAGTACACGCAGGGCGACAAGGGCCACGTCGACGCGGCGGTGGCTGCTGCCACAGCCGCCTTCCCCGCATGGGCGACCGGCAGCATCCAGGCGCGCTCCGACGCGCTCGACAAGATCGGCACCGAGATCCTTGCGCGCAAGGAAGAACTCGGCACGCTGCTCGCGCGTGAAGAAGGCAAGACCAAGGCCGAAGGCATCGGCGAGGCCACGCGTGCGGGGCAGATCTTCAAGTTCTTCGCGGGCGAGTGCCTGCGCCTGTCGGGTGAGCTGCTGCCTTCGGTGCGTCCGAACATCGGCGTGGAGATCACGCGCGAGCCGGTCGGCGTGGTCGGTCTCATCACGCCGTGGAACTTCCCCATCGCGATTCCTGCCTGGAAGATCGCTCCGGCATTGGCCTTCGGCAACTGCGTGGTGCTCAAGCCCGCCGACCTCGTGCCGGGCTGCGCCTGGGCGCTGGCCGAGATCATCAGCCGCTCGGGCATTCCGGCCGGCGTGTTCAACCTCGTGATGGGCCGCGGCAGCGTGATCGGCGATGCGCTGGTGAACCACCCCGGCATCCATGCGATCAGCTTCACGGGCTCGGTGGGCGTGGGCCGCAACATCGCGGTGCAATGCGTCACGAATCACAAGAAGGTGCAGCTCGAAATGGGCGGCAAGAACCCGCAGGTGGTGCTCGACGATGCCGACCTCGCGCAGGCCGTGGAGCTCAGCGTGCAGAGCGCGTTCTACTCGACGGGCCAGCGCTGCACGGCATCGAGCCGCCTCATCGTGACCGAAGGCATCTACCCGAAGTTCATCGAGGCGATGAAGACGCGCATGGCGAAGATCAAGGTCGGCGACGCGCTCGCGCAGGGCACCGACGTGGGCCCGGTCTCGTCGAAGTCGCAACTCGACCAGGACATGGAATACGTGGCCATCGGCAAGGGCGAAGGCGCCACGCTGGCGGCCGGTGGTGAGCTGCTGAAGCTGGAGACCGACGGCTACTACATGTCGCCTGCGTTGTTCAGTGAGTCGGCCGCAAACATGCGCATCAACCGCGAGGAAGTGTTCGGCCCAGTGGCGAGCGTGATCCGCGTGAAGAACTACGAAGAGGCGCTGGCCACGGCCAACGACACCGAGTTCGGTCTGTCGGCTGGCATCGCGACCACTTCGCTGAAGTACGCGACGCACTTCAAGCGCCACAGCCAGGCGGGCATGGTGATGGTGAACCTGCCGACGGCGGGGGTGGACTATCACGTGCCGTTCGGTGGCCGCAAAGGGTCGAGCTACGGGCCGCGTGAGCAGGGCAAGTACGCGCAGGAGTTCTTCACAACGGTGAAGACGGCGTACACGCTGGCTTGA